The Augochlora pura isolate Apur16 chromosome 4, APUR_v2.2.1, whole genome shotgun sequence genome segment ACGTTGTGATACATTATATCATTCAAGATGATGCGATACTCGACTGACGGTGAACAATTAAAGGATAAGTCAAAATGCGCTTCCCTTCGggcaaatttaaaaatgtgtttGCTAGAAACTGATTGCTGtcaaattgtaagaaattataGTGTTCATTATTAGTGACTTTAACCTCCCATGATTTTCTCTGCCGATGTTTATACACTCTCTGCCGATGTTTATACAATCTCTCCCGTTTTGATTACTCCAACAAGTTTTTATCGGTTGCATACTATTACATTCAGCGAGAGAGTATCGTGCGATAACATTGTTACTTATTGCAGTCTAAACGCACGCCCAAAGACTGTTTACGAAGTAAAGACAAATCCGTGCCTGCCGAGTGCTTTGCCTTGCATCGAGCGTTTTACGAGTGCAAACATTcaatcgtaaatattattagttaataaatggatatttgtatatatgtatatgacgAAGATGCGAATACATTTGGATTTCTACGTTTCAGATCGATGCTAGAAGAAGATTCAGAGGACCGAGAGGTTACTAACTAAGTACAGATTTTaagttgtatattatatgctctgaattagtttatatttttctgattatGCAGTACATCGATTACTTCACTGATCTGTAAATAAAGCAATTCATTTTAGTAACATCGAATTGTTTATTGTGATCTCTTGAAAGTAAGAACATCTATTGAAGGTGtatataaatgcaaataatatatatagttaaagTAATTCATAAACAAACTTGAATGTACGTTTGAATTGTTAACTGCCGTTACCAATTGCAGCTATTGttgatattttaatctttctgTCGGTAACTTTGACTAATggtttgagcgttttgccatTACGCTGGTTGGCGTTGAACGGAGTTTATTAGCAGTGTGaccaattaaatatattgacaCATGAAATAATATCCTAATGTCAAATCAGTTAACAGGAATAAAGGAAAAATGTAACTGTTAAGGTTTGTCTTATAAAATCTCCGACATTAATAACTCAATATAATTCCAAACAAAAGAAggtacaataaaattcaatagcaacaaatatgtaatacataaaattataccagttaaatgttaaatattaaatacataatttaatattgaagaaataatGCTACGTTCAATAGAGATAATGCAGGCCACTGCAGTCCATTTTGAGGTAATGCAGTTCACATGCAATCCGCTTAGAATCTACAGCAGAATCAGCGAGGGCGCCATCTAACGTTAATTTCCCATCACTAAATTAAATCCGAAACGTTTCCCATCATACATTTAGTGCAAATATTCAACTTTCGCGTTCGTAATTACTTTTTCCGCACCTACCTAATCAATACGCTTGTACAAACgtattagttaataataactcctttatgcataaaatggaatttcttttacattgttcacaaattaacaataacttcTATTATCTTGTTAGCGGGCAAAGAAATCGTTGAAGCGTTCTAATATTAGaagtgatttattattaatttcatcgtaTTCGTTGTACATGATATAATAAACCTATCGTAATCGCAGAGTACCAATCCGTCTTCGCATTGATCCAACCTGGTTCCGTGGTACCACGATCCTCGGGATCTCTGTTCTGGATCCGATTCGCTTGTCCGCAGAGTAAAGATTACCCTGAACAGACGTTACTCTCCTCCACGCGGAGCAAAAAAAGGTGCTCACGTAGACAAACTTGTGCAGGCGAAGAACACGTTTACCCGAACGGCGTACCCCCCTTCTCAAAAGTGGACCGACACCCAAATCGCACACCGAACAAATCGTGtatcgtctttttttttttgtaatacaatatattatatccgCCGCGATACACTTGGGATCACAGTAAAATCGCGAGTTCACATTCGTTCAGAAATTCTTTTGGTTTTCGCTCGTCGTCCCCCTATTTTAATTCCCGGTCTCGTGCCAGCGATCTTCTGACGGCCAATGCGTCGGCGGACGATTTATTAAAAGGTCCTAAGAAACATAGTAAGTCCTAAGAGACATAGAGCTCCCACTAAATCTGATCAAGTCTTTGCGTTATAACATCGTGACATATTCGTGACGGATGAAAAGAACCTATTACACGATGTAATAGGTTTAGTCGACGCaaattcagaataaaaataaatttgactaCTTTtctaagaatatattaatgggaaagatattttagaaatcctaataaaatagaatttgttcgaatatacatacacgacaatacaaatgaattttgaaaactgtTAAGAAACATTTATGTCATCTATATGTGATCGATGCGGCATTCATTATTAATGGATGGAATTAAATCTGATCAGCATGATCGCTATTTCAACGTCCAATTGTGGATTCTatgcatttctttttattacataattcttttcattctaaaatccgattttattttatcgattcgaACCAAGATCAGAGGCAATCGCTGCCACGGCACCAGCTCGCGCGTTATTAATCGTCTTATACTTAAGAGCGTCTCTTGTTCCACGTTTTTGTTTCAGCGAGTTACGAACGGGACGTATTGTAAGTATACGCCGTCGATGGAGGTGGTGTCCTTAAAAAtctacgttttatttttttttcgtttaccGATCGCGCCTGCGCAATCATCCTAGCTATTGTCTGGTATGCAACAAGCGTATATTGACTATACGTTTTCACTATGGTTTTTGATTTCTTCCTCTTACTGgcgttacttttttttttttgcttcgAACTTCCTCGTTTTCACGGTTTGTACTACGAATGCCAATTCACGCTACTCGCCCTCATCCTAGATACTTCTACCGGGCAACCTAAGAGAGATTCTTTTATTAAGCTTTCCCCGCGAAAAAGTCGGGAGAGAGACTTGTCTCTTCGTCCCCGCGGACAATCCGGGCGCAGACGCAGGGATTAAATGGCGGAACTGCGGGCTAATTAATTCTCTTGCGAATGCAAGATCGTCGAATCGGAAACGGAGTCTCTGTTCGCAAGAATTCcatgcaattaaaatgatcgCGACGGAGAAGAATGAAACGTTACCATGAGAACCTTTGATCCCCACGTAAAAGAAAACTAAAGAACCCGTTCGGTGCTTCCGAAGTTGTTTTAGCTCGGTTAAAGAAAGACTAGCgtgaaataatacattaaacgaagagatgaataattttttaaatttataaaacgtagagtttaattaactttaataGGGCGTAGTTTCGAGAGTCGCCAAGATTAAATAGCGAAGACTTAACCGCAGTAATTTTGTAACAACGTTATTCCTCGCAGGGCAGTGGTTgtgtcaattttaatacaaagcACTTAAGCCGTatacttaattattcaaatttcgaTAAATGAATCAAATAAATCGCTGTCGCATTAGgacataaaaatatcttttcaaaTTGTGTTCTgaataattccaaaataaatGGACACTTGTGAAAATGGTCCGTCGTCGCACGGTTAATTTACAGTTTTCGCCGGAGAAACGTAACGCTTCATTCGCAAGTAGTATAATACGTGTCTGGAGCAGACAGATCGCCATTCAATCGAAGAATCTGCGGGAACGCCCGTTGCATCCCGTCCGCTCGGAATCCACTCGCTTTGATAATCCAGGCAAGGATATGTAATATCAAACGGTGTGAAATTGTTAATCAGATAAAAGTTTCGGATTAAATTGCAGAGCGTCCTCCGACGTAGCCACTAAAAAACCGTCGAGAGCGTCCGGTTCCGCCTAAAATTGTGTCTCGCAGACTAGCGTTCCTCCACGAGGATCATCTATTCGTTCGTATGCGGTagataaaacgaaagaaaagataCGCCGCGCGACACGTTTTCGCGCGCCCCATTCCACGTGTGATATATACGTCAATCGTTCGGATATCACAGTTTATCGAGTATATGATATGTAAGTCAGCGATTTAATCGATAAGTCGTCGATAAGTAATAAAAGTTCTGTATATGTCCTCTGTCCtctgtgtgcgtgcgtgtgtgcgcgTACTGCCGGCGGTACAACTTGGTAGACGTTCGTTTAACAAGCGACACCAATAGGTGGAAAATCACTAGAAGTTACACCTGTGTCTCGCACGATATCCTGCACAACATTCCGGTATCGAAAAACGCTTCTGTTTGGCACTCTAATGCTCTCGCGAGAATCATACATGGTTTGTAGTTTAGCAAAGCGGAGGAGACGATTTTAAAGAGGAATCGGTGCGTTGAGAGAATCgttagagagaaagaagcgTGTGCGGGAGCAGAAATTGTACCGTGTTTTCAGTAAATAGTTCAGAGAATTTGAATCGAAGGTAAAGAACTATGAGCAGCGAGTTGCTTCGATGAAAGTAGAGCAGAATACGCGAGTCACTGTCGAAGATTATTTCATCGAGGGCGCAGTTCCTAGTATGCGTGCGCTATGAAAGAAGAGATCATTCGTGTAGACGAATATAGGTATTCGATTGAAAAGAGAATAGAGAAAGTATGTACACTCCTTTCCAAAAGTATTAGGACACCTCCTGATTTAATATGAATTGTAATTTTCCGTTTAGTTTAAGAAATATCTGCACGAGTATTATGAATGAGTTTTATGGCATTGCATTGtcgaaaatatatagtaagtTACAAGTGTTCGTGCCATTTGTGTAATTACTTTACTCATTTACTGTATTCTGTTCGTTGAGAATGTATGCGCCGCTTTGTACAACGATGTGTTTTCTTAATACGTGTAGCACGCTAGAAAATGCATGGAACCAGATAGGATTAAAGATAAGAGAATACTAATAAAACCGATGTCAAAGTTGTTAAACAATTCACTTGGTAATTAAAACCCGTGACGGATACGtcaacgaaaagaaaatttaatttctctttacaTAATTgacgttaatttttattataatgtaaaatgtatatgCCCTTGTTGCAGCGTaatgtaattttgaaataaaactttgaaataaattgaagaaattataataatttcctatcagtttttcaaatctatttaattttaccgCAAGTGTCCTAATACTTTTAGTGGGGGTGTACCTATAAAAAGATGGGACGTGAGATTAAAATGAAGTACCAAGCGTACTTCATTGCGGAGTACGTATAGgtaaagagagacaaagagagagaaaaagagagaataaagaaagaaagaaagaggaaaagagagagagaagtgtATCGGTAGATAGGtaaaggaataaaaagaagtatCCCTATGTGGAAGAATTCGAGCAGAGAGAAGAAGTATTCCAATAGAGTATGAGTAGAAAAAGAGAGGTGCATTcagcgaaagagaaaaaggaaagcgaAAAGCGAAAGAGGAAACACGGTCCAGAAGAAAATGTTACGTTCGGCGCAGACCACGCTGTCTATTACCGATAACTCTTTAATCCCATGCAGCCTCGCGTTGGCAAACGCCGCCGACAGCACGGTGTGTCCTCCCCGTGTGCATGCGGATGCGCGCGTCCCTCGGCGTATCGAGCGGACCACGCTCGTTTTGCAATAAACGTCCGCTTGAACGTCGGATGAAGTATGCAAAGTCGAAAAATACAAACTGGCCAGAGGCGTAACTAGACACGGGTCGTGCAGCCCGGAAGCGTACCAAGATTCGTTGAGAGAATATGTCCCTAAAGCGTATACGAAGAGTGCGCCGGAAACCGCGTGCCTCGATCCTCCTCCGTAGGATCCCGTCGGCTCCAATAGAGCGGCGCCAgttcacgcgcgcgcgcgcgcgctctctctaaCCTCGATAAAAGTCGTAAGCAGCGCGGGCCGGCCTAACACCGTGATAGTACACGCTGGTGTATGAAAATAAGTGACTTTTATAAAACCGGGAACGAGAAGATCGTATCTGACCGATATCGCGGGCCGGTTTTACGAGTCAGCGAAACGACCCCTCGTAAAAGACtcccttcttcttcctcttcttcttcttcttcttctttttcttcttctcctccgtGTTACTTCGCAACTACTGATCGTCTTTCTGTTTTGCGAAAAGTCCTACCCCCGCTCGATAAGCTCGAGATCAGACTGGATCTAGCCGACGAACGCTTCTTGAAGAGAACGAcccgcggcggcgtcgcgtcgccacCGAGAGACACCCCTTTGGATTGCTCCGACGATGGTCGTTGATACCTCCACGATGTCCGGAGAGATATTTTTCTGTGTTCGCGGTCTCTCAGAGCGTGGCTCTGCCCGGCTGCACGCCGCCGGCGCGGGCGCGTCGTCAGCGTTTCTTGAGGAATCAGAAGCACACGGAAGGCCTGTACAAACCGGTGTAGCCGCATAATCGGGCCCGCAACGCCGGCAACAGTATGGCCGCCGCGGATAGATTGTCTTGCAGCTGCGAGCACTCGCAGATCAGCAGGTACATCTTGTCGCCCTGTGACATCGATTTGTGCAGCGTGATGCGCCTCAGGCCTACCGATTTTGGCAAGTACCGGTACATCATGCGGGCGCCTGGAACGAAACGGTACACTGTGACGACTGAACGGAGACTTCGATGACCGGTGTCGGCCATTTTTAATCGGACTGCAACCGCAGTTGAGTCCGACGTTACATCTTTAAGTTCCTTAATTTGATTGACTTTATACGTTTGCAATTAAACTACGAATTTTATGCTTTTACGGTGAAAATGGAATGGCGATATACAAAATAGTGAaaagattgaaagaaattgAGAATCTTTACGTATTAAtttggatttattaaaattattcggaaaaagaagaataaagcACGCGTCTTCAATATCTTCGAATTAACGTagacaattttcgtttatttgtaatgaataaatttatttagtaatgaaaaaagcataagtataataaaagaaatagagtAGTAGAACAAAATCCATTTGGAGtagaaatgaatataaaatgaaatataaagaaacgaataaaatgaaatgaagctacaaattcagaaaaatacgCTGACACCGGGGGTGAACGTGGTATAAAGAATTACCGGTCCAATAGAGCCAGTTCTGCTCGAACTTGAGGCCGTCATCGCCCTCGAACACCTTGAAGATCGAGACGATGTAGCCGGTGGACGGAATCGGTGGTCTGACACCAGGTGGTTCCAATGGGGGCCTCGCGATCGTTGCTACCTCGTTGAACAGATCCAACGTGTGGCTGGCCGCGTAACGGAGATCCCGGGGGTCGAACTTCCTCAGGGCGGCGCATTGAACCTCGTTGTAAAAGTCCACGGGATCCGTGTTCTGTTTGTTTATTAGGTAGTACGTGATGAATGGGAAATCggctgaaattattataccagTCGCAAATAAATCACAAATAAGTCACAACTGCATCTTCCCGTTCCTCGTTCGCACCTTCCCTAGCCGGACGCTTGCCGATCTTCGCATAACCATCGAAGATCATTTACCGAACCATTGGTAAccgttttcgaatttttctctaTCTGATAAGGGCGCCGTTTTGGTGCCACGATCCTTACAAGATCATTGAAACTGATTAATCCTTTAGcggctcgaataaaaatccgcaatatatgtatagtctaAATTTTGTATACGAATAGGAGATGTCAATTAATTAGTTATGAATTAAACAATCTAAAGAGATTGAATTTTGTCGGATGTGTGAAGTGAAGATtgaaagttataattatatatcaattattataatcgattttgaaagagaaaaagaacatATTTTGAAacgatgtaattaaaaatgaaaagttaagAAAAGGACATATAATGTTCAATAGGTACGTAACAAAGTTATACCGAGCCACAGAGAGTTGAGAAGTGTTTTGAGTAATTATATGAGATTAGGAAATCATTTTCAACGATCTGATTGCAGACATTGCGCGAAAGGGTGCACCATGGTTCAAAATCAAAGTGatagttttatatatgtataatattaggACTACCGGAAATTTCTGTCTgcgaagtgaaataaatagaataaaatatgttaatataattaatataatttcatacatttaatgatatttattatacaatttaatttcgttacatATGATCTCTAGCCAGCGTGAtggcaatttgtaaataatatttgtgaaaaatatatgtctcGAATGAGCAtatgcataattattaaaacttaatATGACATTATCCgacagaactttccggtaTACCTAATAATCCAGCCACGCATTCTCAAGTTTTCAACGAGACCGAACTCAAAAGAAGGGCAGAAATTCCTAAAGAACGAGCACGAAGAAACGGGGAACGGTTGCCAAGAGAATTGCGGAGCAAACAAATTGATCTCGCAGTTTCAAATATTGCCGAACAATTGGCACCAGCCGGACACGCCGAAGAGTTCCCAAGTAAATCGAAACTTTCCCTTTGGAGTACACTCATCGAAGCGAACGTCGGTTCAACGAGACTGCCAATGAAATTCCGCGAAATTCGCGGAGCGGCGCGCCGTCCGATTGTAATTTTTCCGTCGCCGCGACGTCGTTTGTCATCGACGAGGGGAGGACCGAAATCTATCTTCATGGCAGCCGGCGGAGCGTTATGCTTCGCCGTGTCGTTACCGCGAAGTGTACGGAGTTCAGCCGGCGTCTTCGGATATTGTTGCCCGACATTTATCAACGCCGGCGGAGAGGCGGTCGCGTTACCGTCGCGGCGCGATCCGTCAACCCTACTCCTCTACAAGGTGTCCCTcgaattaccatttttctccATGTTCGTGAGCAGAATGCTCTGGGAAGCGGATGGCGCTATTTCCGCGACCAGTTCGGCAGCGGTGTCCCGTTGCAGGACCAACGGACGGGAGACCGGGGACTCCGTCAGCGGGTCCAATGGCTCCAACGGCGTCATGAAGTGCGCGAGAACACATTGCTTCGGGTCCTCGACCTCGAGAACCGACAAAGGACTTCCCGGCCTCTTCTTGTCCGCGATTGGCGCGTGCTGCAACCAATCGCGATTCTATCGTCAACCAAAAGAAGACGATTAATTGATCCCGCTGTGTCTTCGACCTTGCTTCGCGGCTGAATCAGGGTGGNNNNNNNNNNNNNNNNNNNNNNNNNNNNNNNNNNNNNNNNNNNNNNNNNNNNNNNNNNNNNNNNNNNNNNNNNNNNNNNNNNNNNNNNNNNNNNNNNNNNAAAAACGGAAagtgggaaattgaataatcggatgatataagaatttacagaaagtcaaatgaccgacagaaataacaataaatgtaagaattagaaaagtaaaCTTTCAAAAGGGGTCATTTGACCCCTcttggtacgtttagtgttacaATTGCAAAATCTGATCTAGAAATATGATCTGTTTGTTATCCATATAACAGCCATTTTCCAATTCGTTCTGGTAACATTGGTATTGTTGTAACATATCTTTTTCAATCCTCCTTGCAATGCTGTAAAATCTTTAGTAGAAACAGAAACGAATTTCCTCGCtctcaatttctataaatcgtTCCATAAGGGATACATTCAATCTAAGAGTGCTAAACGAAGCTCGTCAAAAAAGTAACGAACATTCGTCGGCATCGTCTAAACGAGATAGGGTACAGCTTCGCTCGAGCACTCTGTTTCCATCAGCGTCTCCCTGATACGAGTACGACGCGTATAAAAAGAATTGGTCGACGTAGTTTCGAGCACTGCGACAACTTCACTGCGTTTCTACttgaagaaaatacaaaaattcgtcGTCGAATATCAACTATAAAACTGCATCGCGACGATAATCTGCTATTTAGCATGGCACGAGGACAGCTGACACGATATCACCCCTACGAGTGCGACGGCACTTGTTAGACAACGATGGGAGATCCTGCCGAAACGAGGCAACTTTCGCAGAAATTCTGGCGCGAGAAAAATGGCATCTCGGCGACAAGAATGTCGAAAAAACAAAGCGGAGGAAGGCGCGGATTCGGCGAGCAGCCGTCGATTGCTGTTCCCCGCTCGCCTGTTATTTGCCATCGGTATGCAAACGGTGCTCGTCGGGCACGTTCTATAAGATTTCCCGTCGATCCGGCGGCGAAACTTGGCCGCGGCACTTCGTACCAAAGGAAATTGGGTTCCTATAGCGGTCGAAAAGTTCTCGATTCGGAACGAGAGCGGACTTTTGTCGGACTCTCCCGCAAGTATGTCCCGGAGTTACTTTGCATCTAAATATCATTTCGGGGCTAATAAAGCTGAACCCCGGGCCGGCAACTCTTTCGAACTTCTCTATTCGCCGGGCGAGATCCTTCTCGCGACTACAATTTCTAATTGGTTCGTTACATTAAAGTTTCGCGGTCTTTTCTTTGCGTTCGATAAAAAGGGGAAgtgaggggagggaggggtggCTGCTGCCGAGCTTTCAGAGGGAGACGGAGGCGCTGCCCGGCGTTATTTACGACCGACATAAATATCCGATTATTCCTCGAGTTACCCTCCccatcaatatttattaagctGTTACTACCCTCTAAGGCggacgctcgcgcgcgcgcgaacagtTCTTTTGTGTACACGCGGCTCATCTGAATAACAGAATCGCCAAGTTTCCTAATTAAGCGCTCGGCGACGGAAGTTCCGACGTGCAAATCccgttcgattttcttttttctcaaCCCCCTCCGAAAGAGCGAATCTACgattaaacatattttcgcGGGAACGGAACGTACTCGGACTCGCGGTCTCTCAAAGAAGTTTCAGCAACTCCGTTTCAGTCGTTTACTTTTTTAAGAACGTCTGCGAAGTAGATTTGCATGGAACATTTTGCAGTCGAACGctctgaaattgttttttaaagaacTGTGCTGccaattgttttataaaattgttttcgtatAAGTTGTTTCCCGCAGATTGTTCCCAAAAAAGGTTTtcctataaatattagaaacgaaattactttccgaacaacccaatagttTATCCGCAGTTTGTTTCACAAATTACGCATTGTTAATAATCGTCCTCTGGTTTCCATGAAATCGTTCATGAAATATTCACCGCCTAATAATACGAACGAATTTTGACAAGTCCTACACCGTGACCGCAAATTCTGGTCAAGCAATTATTGTTTACGTCAATTATATCGTCACGCGTGCGCCGAATAAATGGAATTACTGaaacttttcattaaaattgattgcCACGCCGGGTACATTCCACGGCCGCTGCATATCAGTCCGCGTTCATCTCAATTAATTCCCCCAATGAGTTTGCAACCAACGTACAATTTCGCACTGACGCGCGGCccaattaattgcaaaatttcgaCCCTTAAACGGTGGTCCGACGGACTGAAGCTGCACGCATCGGCGGGCTCCTAGTATGTAACTCTGAATCGACTCGTTGCGAAACCGAATAGGAAATCTTGCCAACAAACGGGAAATCCGATTACGCGTCGTTCGATTCGACACTCGATCGGAATTTAAACCCTTTCTTACacgcaaaaataattctgtatatGGAAGACCGATCGAactttctaatattattatcgctGGCTTTTACGCTCGTTCGAGAGGGTGAAAATCGGAGGAACCCCAGCCAATTGTTCGTAGTTTATGGTCTAAACTGTGGCTTTCAAATATGAAAACGTCTCGGGTCTCGCGAGAATTAAATGGCCGCGTAAAATACACGAGTTCTGGGAATTCGAATCCCCGCGCGTAAAACTAGTTaagggtgggggggggggggggggcggcgagGTGCCGCAGTGATTCTTATTGGAGGGAGCAATTTGGCCCACAAAATATGCTCTTTGTCCCTTACCGCCTACAAAGGGCGCTTTAAATTTCTGCgggcgaattaattaaacgcgagATTGCGTCCTTTGCGAGCCGCTGTTTTAAGTGGAACATGTTTATGGATCGAGTCTGCACGagggaaattaattcgaacttCTACTTCCTCCGTGAAGAACCACTGTCGAACTAAATAGACTGTGGATGTTTACGCGGTTATTTCGTACAGGAAGATATAGAACTCGGGAATAAACTATCGAAATACAATATTCGAAGTAGGGCAACATTTATGACCGACTTTTGAAAATCATCTATATGTCGcttagttaattttaattgctctTGTCTGGTGACAGCTTTTTCACTTGCAGAGAAGAGATTGGTAAATCCAATTGTTTGTCTTTTCAGCAAGAGGCAAATGAGGTCGGAAAAGTGATGGATGAGGGTTAATGtatcaaaattcaaat includes the following:
- the LOC144468914 gene encoding cytochrome c oxidase assembly factor 5, which gives rise to MMRYSTDGEQLKDKSKCASLRANLKMCLLETDCCQISKRTPKDCLRSKDKSVPAECFALHRAFYECKHSIIDARRRFRGPRGY
- the LOC144468684 gene encoding uncharacterized protein C01C4.2; the encoded protein is MTPLEPLDPLTESPVSRPLVLQRDTAAELVAEIAPSASQSILLTNMEKNADFPFITYYLINKQNTDPVDFYNEVQCAALRKFDPRDLRYAASHTLDLFNEVATIARPPLEPPGVRPPIPSTGYIVSIFKVFEGDDGLKFEQNWLYWTGARMMYRYLPKSVGLRRITLHKSMSQGDKMYLLICECSQLQDNLSAAAILLPALRARLCGYTGLYRPSVCF